The nucleotide window ATTCTGACAATGCCTCCACTTCATGTGAGTACTAGTAATTTTGTAAAATGGTTATCAACACACAGCCAGTAGTAGCTAATGTTTTGTGGAAGTCTACTTCAGTAACAATGAAAAACCAAAATGCTCTTGTACTTCTCTCTATCTTAGCTGACAAGGATAGTCGGCAAATACAAGCAAGACATTACAAAACATTACAAGAAATGTGTAAGAAGGCAAAACCAAACCAAGAAGATGTGTCCCAGCTATTAGACCTCGAGTTTGAAGCCAGAAGATCCTTCATTGACTCAGACACCATGAAAGAGGAGAACAGAGCTTGCCTCATCTTGGATGCATATCCATGCTTTAAAGAATTGCATCATGTAAGTTTTTGGAAGAGTTAATAAATAATCACTTTAATTTCAAATATATTTGGTGTGGTAGTAaagttattttgattttatttgtctacttatttttttaaacctattGTAGGCGTTGGGTGAGCTTCGCAGAATTTTGGATCCCCACAACAACAAGTTCATCAGTCAAGTAAAACTGAGATGGGAAGAATTCTGCTCCAGGGTAGAGTTCTACGGTGTGTCAAAGAAGGCAATGAATCCACCAATGACCATGGACAAAAGTAAGTTTTaccatttgaatacaaagtTCTCATCCTTTAAAATTTATGTTTATGAAGGTTTGTTTCTGCTTTGTCCAGCTGAAGCCCACCTTGCACTGATGAAGGCTCTTCCAACCCTCTTTCCCACACCTGCCCATCCACCAAAAAAGATGGGGAATGCTTCTGAAGCATTTCTACATGTCCTGAAGGtaagttttaaaaaatttgCTTATAAAGATCTACAGAAAATTTGGCAAACAAAATATTTCGGTCAAACATGACTCAAAAATGCTTTTTCAGTTTCAGCCGAAAGACttaaatctataatttattgttttcattAATTTATAACGTATTTAATGTACACGAGTGTGGTCACATAAGAAGTCGCTTGATAAACCATAAGTCAAAACTACTATAAAATGTGTGTAACCAACAAAGAACAAGATAATGACATCTCCAACGTTATGACCAattcccagcaaaaaaaacatacaattaACATAAGATGTTGACTGTCATGTCTTTTGTGTCTTGCAGCCTACAGAAGATCCAGATGCTGTCCTCCAGAAACGAAGCTTGTCATGTCCAGTAGTGATGTTCGATGGCTGCAAGTGTGTCATTGCTGTTGGTAATTTACCAGTTACAACATTTGACAAAGAAAAAATTGGTGAGGCTATGATATATGTGATGGCATACTTTTATGCACTCCATCTGACTTACCCCAAATGCGTGGCAACCCTGCTGTCTGTCATTCAGACAGAAGTTCTCCAGGATGCCATTCATGAGCATGACACTACATCATCTTACAGAAAAGCCCTGGCAGAATGGCATGCATTTATTGGAAAGTAGTGTGTAAATTTCAGATAAGATTAGGAGAGGgcacttctgttttgtttttgtttgttttttcaatctgGGTCTTatttctaaaatggaaaatgttcatttactcACCCAGACAAGTTTTGTGGTATTTGGTGTCATTCGGAAGAAATTTGAATCTTTGTGGTCTTCCTATGTCACTCGTCAATTTTAATGGGGCAATGGCGAAACCTCTAAGGCTGTTGAAATGTTGAAACCACTTAAACAAACTCATAATGTTGGACCTGTACTGTTCAATTGTATCTTTATTATCTGCAGGTTATTGTTAAAGTGGACAAATAAAGATGGACACTTTTACtctgtttcagttttgttttgtccttAATCAGCAATATAATCTTAAAGTAGTGTTTagctaaatttaaaaagaagaaatttcttaaaaatgatttaatgttCTAGTTTTTAGATTATTTGCCTTGATTTGTTTGTTAGAATAAGTGTTTTATGCCTATTTTCAGATTTAATTTCTTCAACATTTTACTTAGAACAAGTGGTTAAAGCTTATTTTAGGTTTCAAGCCATGATTGGTTGCCTGGAATAAGTGTAAAAGACTTATTTTTAGCTTTATCTTTATTTGTGGCCTACAATCAGTGGTTAAAGCTTATTTTAAGTTTCAATTATTCTAATTTGTTGCCTGTAATAAGTGTAAAAGACTTATTTTTAGCTTTATTATCTTATTTGTGGCCTACAATCAGTGGTTAAAGCTTATTTTAAGTTTCAATTGTTCTAATTTGTTGCCTGTAATAAGTGTAAAAGACTTATTTTTAGCTTTATTATCTTATTTGTGGCCTACAATAAGTGGTTAAAGCTTATTTTAAGTTTCAATGTTCTGATTTGTTCCCTGGAATGAGTGTAAAATACttatttttagctttatttaaatCTAGATATTGTTCTTATTTCAAGAAAtcttattaagaaaaaaacacttaCCCCATGGGCAGAtaatttcacttgttttaagcaaATCTTCACCAAAAATAAGTGTATTTTTCTAGTATTAAGGAGGTGGGTTTTTGCAGTGGAGTAAGTCGCCACTTATAGATGTGAATTGTTCTGAGCAAACTGACTTATTGGCCTGGCCTCAAGTGTCAGACCCACTGCCAGACATAATATTGCTGAACAAGCTGAATACAGCTCAACTGCCGTTGTGTGTGATGAACAATGGATCACTGTCAGTGGGGGAGCTGCCGCTTCGTTTATGTGGATACATATACACCTACTGCCCTCCAGAGAATGAGAGCAGGTGTATGAAATGCTTGACCAGTGCAAAGTGAGCTGAGAACTTGACATTAAGGAGGACTGAATGCAAGTCCAACCGGGCTTACAGGATACCAGTAAAAGCAAAGAGTCAGAAGTGGACAGGATGTGCAAGGATGGTGCTGAGCAGTAAAGGAACAAGAGTTTTGGCTGATTGGTATTTCTTGTGTGGACATAAAGCCTATCTATCACTCCCTGAGGGATGGGGAGGATTGTGTGCCGTGGTGAAGTTATCGGATCATGTCTTCTTCATGGACAGAGTTGAACATCACCCTAGCAACCGACGGAAGCGTGAGGTGAATATAGCCTCACCTAACTCTTTTGGAGTGACAGTAGACACTGGAGTGCCACGAGAATTCCGCATTTGGAGTGGAGGAGCTAAATTCTTCCAAAGTTTGATCCCAAACATCGGAGTTGCAGAGGTGCGGGATCATGTGGAGATCAACCGATATGCCTTACTGCGACACATTAATCTCACTAAGACTCTGGGAACAGCCTTAGCGGAGGAGCAAAAGGCCATCAGAACGATGGTACTGCAGAACAGGCTGACCCTAGACTTGataacagcatcacaaggaggagTGTGTAAGCTGATTGGAGAGACATGTTGTACGTTTATTCCGGATGGATATACGACTGGAGGAGACATCTATGAGGCACTGCAGAACTTAACTGCTCTGCAGAAATATGTGGCGGACCACACATCAGGAGGAGACACGTCACAAGGCTGGATAGCCTGGTTGACATCTGGACCATGGTGGAATATGTTTCTAAAGTTTTTGACTCCCATTCTTACATTATTGGCTTTGCTTTGCTTGTTTACAGGTTGCATCTTGCCATGTGTAAGATCGATGGTGAATAAAATGATTGCTAACACCTTTACCAATTTCATACTGTTGCAGCAGAGTGACATGGATGCTAAGGCTAATATGTGTGTATGAAATGAAGCCTGCACTGAAAATGTTGACAAGTGGTGTAGAGCTGAAGATATATATATGCCGTATAGCCTTAAAAAATGACAATACAGGGTGGTGATGATgggtttagattttattattgtcatttgtattaggaaatatttaaccatatattcttagaggtgtataatcaattgtgtagtgataggatgtgtgatctttagcaggctgcaggggcttggtgtgtattccacactggaatgcacacccacatcctgggagcacgagagaggtcgtaccttctcttattgttttatggcaggattaacgtagctacgtctgttctagtctaagtgctttttgtttagatgaactgctggacttcctcaccatgttatctagggtgaaccatctagggtgaaggggggtctaccctcttcctgaccaaggatgttatatgaccctttgatcagcagtaccacacacacacacacacacacacacacacacacacacactattctttgttcacatgtatacctatgtgagatgctatatgttaatgaccctatgcatattcatgtaaccacaataaaaggagtgctatggggagcctggctgagagtctgatggtggtcaagtggtggaacgacgcttggctccagccaggtctacctcatgcatgagtaaaccagagaactttggtgccttgtgtcttgctttttgctgcgtagcagattgtccttaacgttccagTGGATAGGTTCAaactacaaacctatcactttcacttcagcttcaccaacaacagcacaagcagagcAGCCCACTGCCTGCATGGCTGGGACAGCGCCCCCTGGTGActgtaaaccactacaacatgtagacgGCCGTCTGCAGGCTGGATGTAGCACCACCGCAGAGAcgtgctgcagctctgtttaGTTACCCAGCTGACAGCAGAGGCTGTAGTTTACTGTTACCAACATGGAAAACTGAAGCTTCACCAGCTGGAGCTACAGAGCTGGAGAACAAAGGAGACTGAGAGGCCAGAATGATGTGGGAGGAAACATCAAGAGCCTGTTTGAAAGGAGACACATGTGGATGCTGTGCCAGTCTGTGGTCTGTCAGAAGTCAGCTGAGTCACACTGCAAGAAGCTGCAGAATCTCAGAGGAGGAGATTTGGAAGTGTTTGTGGGACAAACTGGACTCAAAGAAAGAAGATGTTTGTGAAGTCTTTGGTGGAGGTGAGCAGTGTGAAGCAGAACACATGCAGATGAATCAGGAGGTCAGCATCAGTGTCTCCTTGTGGTGGACGGTAAAAGAATCAGAGCCAACGCTCCCGTCCACCCTCGGCATGAAGCAGTGCTGTTtctgaaacaggaggacaagtcCAGAGAAGACAGAGGAAGCAAAGATGAGGGTGGGACAGGACAGCAGGACTtccttcacacctgcagctccaTCACACTGCTGTAGCTCCTCTTCATCACACATGTACCTGCAGCCTGTCTTCGAGTCCAGGAGTCACCTCCACACAGTGTAGAAGCCTCCTGTGCAGACCATGGAGTCCAGCCTCTGTCAGGGAAGTCGGCACTAAAGCCTGAAAGACTTCAATCTGTCTCTGCTCCACCCAAGAAAGACCAGCACCGTACTTGTTGTGCATTCAAGGAGGGAACATCAGCGCTGCATCGTGGGAACAACACCgcaggaacaaagacacagcacGGCCGATGAAGGACGAGGACAAAGGAAAGGTGAGTGAGAAGACCCTGGTGGTGTGGACGGACCTGCAGGGGCTCCAAGACTGAGGAGCAGAGACGTCCATGTACCAGCTGAGGATGCTGCAGTGATCCAGGGAGCTCGGTCCAATCTGAGGCCGTGTGAACTACGTGGACCACAGTTTcttcacagacttcagccacgtGAACATCTGGAGATCCAACAGTGCACGAGCTGTGAgccatcagctgtttctctcaTCAGCTGCTGTAATGAGAGCTGCTGGAATCATCTCGAGCAGCAGGAAATCACTGATGTTGTTTCTAACCAAAGATATGGGACTGAGCTCCGCTGAGCTCCTTCTACTTTCATCCAGATAGAAACTGCTACAGTCTGCTGATTATTGCTTTGCCTCCATCACACGAGCTCTTTATCCTGTTCTTCACTCTCATTGgttctttgtctgcttgtttttacCACAGTAGTCTTCTGATTGGTCAAAGACAATCAGCTGTGACTAAATGTAGCTCCTacagcagtgatgggaataactactgaagctaatccagtatcaaagctcaggaatcagcagctcccacctcgttttctttcaacaactatttttagctgctgtgtttttgtgtttctgcagacctcagacatcctgctgctctggacaactttttcattcttttgtatcattattttgcttttcttttattattatgttatatgtattaatatgtgaaacacttattctttgtgtttttgctttgctcctGTCAAACTGCTTTAATAAAATCTGCTGCAGTCTAAACTGTGGACGTTCcctttttaaccctttgtgAAACAATAAAGGTTTAAATCTGAGTATTCATCTATGTTAGTGTTTAATGGGTCTAATAGGTTGCTTTGGCCTTTCCCAGTAATATCTTCCCTTGCAGTCTGTGGTCCAGGCTTCTAAAACCATCCCAGGTTAACAAGAACTACAATCTAGAGGAGAGCTGCCAtaacaggtgtgactgatgagATCTGACCTGCAAGGTTACTCAGGTTTGTTTGTATCAGGACAAGCAGGGAAGCCGCCTGGACGTCAAAGTAGTTAGAGCTGGGCGAGTGTCCTCACCCACATCGTCTTCACAACTCTGCATCATCTACTGAGTACGACTCAGAGGATCAGAGATTAGAAGGTCTACAAAGAGCTGAACCAGACTTCCTGTATAAAGGTTTTAGTTCCACAGATCgacagtgtcagcacaactaaaacgtggagactgacctcagagtttcaatttGATGTTGTGGATTCTCCAGAagaacacacagctgcttcactcctgaatcctgaaGCTTGTGGTAGCTCagctccacctctctgggataCGAAGGGTTGAGCTTCAGCACTGCttccagataatcacagctgatctctgacaaatcacAGCGCTCCAATCTGTAtagagaatgaaagatgtaagtttattagacaaagtgcttgaaatcattcagtgtttcatcatctgttcagagctgaagaaggttcagaatgtagaagtttagaaaatggaaactccaaacagctgaagccaacaggaagcagcttcaaacaaacacaacaagagaaaaaactctgaatgtttcacattaaagtcgtacatttctaaCAAGAGTGTTTTAAAGACAGCGTCACTGATGATCATCTTCTGCCCAGTAAAACTTTGGTTTTCCACATGTGAGTGTTAATGATGCACAAAGACTGTGAGTGCAAAGAGGGAGCGAGGAGGATGACAGAGAGATGGTACAGGAGCATCAAGAACCCGGCGAGGAAATGAGCAGAAGGACTTTGGAGCCTGTTGGATTGAAGCTTTCACAGAGACGTGTTTGACTGGACACCACCAGGACAGACTTTTAATCCCAGGATTTGGATGAGCTTTCTGTCTTTATGGTCACAAATGATGCTGTAACTCTGTGAATGTCCTGGAACTGTCAGCAGTGTGGTTACGTCCTTTTGACCTGAGTTTCCACAGCTCTTATAACAGCAGTGTACATTCAGACTGAGACACGCTTCAGTCTGTATGGACCTGTTTCTGTAGCTGCCACCATCATACTACATGTTTGTACATCAGCTTATCAAATACTGTctgctgtcttcatttattactcttcacctgcttcactgtcactgtgtgggCGGAGCTGTCTGAGCCCtgcccacacagacacagctcCTCTCTGGAGCAAAACTTCTGCTTCATCTCCGCCTCTTTTCTTCATCCTccacctctcttttctcttcttcggTGTTCTGCAGCCACAGAGCCTCACAGCCATTAGCACGCCCATACCTGAGCAGCTAGCATTACCCAGCATGCCGTGCAGCAGTGTCAGTTTGTAAATGTGCAAGAATTCCTgctccaaactgtttcacagagtgctgtgtgccgtgacctttgacctgctaaagacagtcagctgtggattattcattgttgtgtctgatacttagaactgtgaggaagaagctacacagttaatcagggtcccctctctctgaatcaggaaaggtgggcaggccgcgtgtgggccgcgggccatacgttgagtatcactgtttgaaatgtgaacattgttctgctgcagtcaatggactaaaccagagaagaagaaaacagactttaccatgaagatcctcagtgtggatcagtataatatcaacctgatgtctgcagtttagtgtcagcacaactttcacatcatattcatctcagcacaactaaaacatgctgactgacctcagagtttcaaatcgACATCGTGGATTCTCCcgaaaaccacacagatgcttcactcctgaaccCTTCAGGTTGCTGTAGGTTCCACTCAGGTCCACCTCTGTGGGAtacgaggggttggacttcagtgctgctgccagataatcaagGCCAatatctgacaaaccacagctcttcaatctgtataaagaatgaaagatgtaagtttattagacaaagtgcttgaaatcattcagtgtttcatcatctgttcagagctgaagaaggttcagaatgtagaagtttagaaaatggaaactccaaacagctgaagccaacaggaagcagcttcaaacaaacacaacaagagaaaaaactctgaatgtttcacattaaagtcgtacatttctcataaaaacaggacaaagacttgaaaaagtcgtgtttttccttccaggaaccacatggcttcacttttaaaggtgaagtgtgaaagaaatggacatatttgaagtccaacacctttttccagtcacattattaaagcagacaaactacaagctcattttcattccaacaagtcatcttctgacctggactaacaacactggtctctatgtgcagctggctgtgagaccagtgctcagggagcgtctacaaagtgcaacactga belongs to Maylandia zebra isolate NMK-2024a unplaced genomic scaffold, Mzebra_GT3a scaffold03, whole genome shotgun sequence and includes:
- the LOC112429961 gene encoding uncharacterized protein LOC112429961, whose product is MEKLDDVTVSVLKAASIDERMLLTLTRDDLRDLFSGPEHFLRRKHVWSIIHPEEDHPLPQKPETTSSPRVVATGPPTADANVSQLKTLQLPSPPEYVLYTDSELEQCRKSYLELACSGREQACVMSKELRCRLVRNTITSMVSLLRASQGQMERYPSKTEITAMAKKVVEYYPMLQDNDASVKHESINAKLQKRLQNMKTPVKRQGPTPERGRPKRRLTDLYPRDEEADDEDADRSSSSGASTLLSPVRNSDNASTSSDKDSRQIQARHYKTLQEMCKKAKPNQEDVSQLLDLEFEARRSFIDSDTMKEENRACLILDAYPCFKELHHALGELRRILDPHNNKFISQVKLRWEEFCSRVEFYGVSKKAMNPPMTMDKTEAHLALMKALPTLFPTPAHPPKKMGNASEAFLHVLKPTEDPDAVLQKRSLSCPVVMFDGCKCVIAVGNLPVTTFDKEKIGEAMIYVMAYFYALHLTYPKCVATLLSVIQTEVLQDAIHEHDTTSSYRKALAEWHAFIGK